The Syntrophorhabdus sp. genome segment GATACCTCGCGTCATGGGAGATGGGAACATGATCAAGCTTCTTGTCGCGGGAACGGTCGCGTACGACTCCATAGAGACCCCCTTCGGGAAGGCGGACAACGTCCTCGGGGGGTCAGCCCTGCACTTCACCAATGCCGCGAGCTTCTTCACCGACGTCGGCATCGTGGCCACGGTGGGCAGC includes the following:
- a CDS encoding sugar kinase, which encodes MIKLLVAGTVAYDSIETPFGKADNVLGGSALHFTNAASFFTDVGIVATVGSDFDMEGISFLRDRSVDMSGIEVDHGKTFRWEGRYGYDLNQA